The following are from one region of the Geoalkalibacter subterraneus genome:
- a CDS encoding cupin domain-containing protein, which produces MNKQNLFHNIPGSLPAELLQTLAGNAQVRIERIVSRGHSSPEDFWYDQEQHEFVLLVQGEAELEFQNPAERLRLLAGDWLVIPARRRHRVVRTDMHQDTVWLAVFY; this is translated from the coding sequence ATGAACAAACAGAACCTTTTTCACAATATTCCGGGTTCTCTACCTGCAGAACTGTTGCAGACCCTGGCCGGCAACGCGCAGGTGCGTATCGAGCGCATTGTCTCCCGTGGCCACAGTTCGCCGGAAGATTTCTGGTACGACCAGGAGCAGCATGAGTTCGTGCTGCTGGTGCAGGGGGAAGCTGAGCTGGAGTTTCAGAATCCGGCCGAACGCCTTCGCCTGCTCGCCGGCGACTGGCTGGTGATTCCTGCCCGCCGCAGGCATCGTGTGGTGCGAACCGATATGCATCAGGATACGGTCTGGCTGGCGGTATTTTACTAA